From a single Gavia stellata isolate bGavSte3 chromosome 5, bGavSte3.hap2, whole genome shotgun sequence genomic region:
- the CHRNA9 gene encoding neuronal acetylcholine receptor subunit alpha-9: MKRNSLSSFSVSLWLLFTAVMLQAVESAKGKYAHMLFNELFEDYSNALRPVEDTDKVLNVTLQITLSQIKDMDERNQILSAYLWIRQSWYDAYLKWDKDKYDGLDSIRIPSNLVWRPDIVLYNKADDDFSEPVNTNVVLRYDGKITWDAPAITKSSCVVDVSYFPFDSQQCNLTFGSWTYNGNQVDIINSLDSGDLSDFVEDVEWEIHGMPAVKNVITYGCCSEPYPDVTFTLILKRKSSFYIFNLLLPCILISFLAPLGFYLPADSGEKVSLGVTVLLALTVFQLMVAEIMPPSENVPLIGKYYIATMTMITASTALTIIIMNLHHCGSEAKPVPQWARVVILDYMSKIFFVYDVGESCTRPKREKEEEHKLEGDDRCQRRLKEVRSHLSNRNDDCDLTEKLNGNLNKSYGVHGENVKETVNCCSCYKMLIKNIEYIANCVRDHKANRAKGIEWKKVAKVMDRFFMWTFFIMVFFMSVLIIGKAA, from the exons atgaagagaaatagcCTGTCCTCCTTTTCCGTCTCTCTCTGGTTGCTGTTTACAGCAGTGATGCTTCAAG CTGTAGAATCAGCCAAAGGAAAATATGCTCACATGCTGTTTAATGAACTGTTTGAAGACTACTCAAATGCTTTAAGGCCAGTGGAAGACACAGATAAAGTACTGAATGTCACCCTTCAGATCACATTGTCCCAAATTAAAGACATG GATGAAAGGAACCAAATTTTGTCAGCTTACTTATGGATTCGACAAAGCTGGTATGATGCATACCTCAAATGGGACAAAGATAAATATGATGGGTTGGATTCTATCAGGATTCCAAGCAATTTGGTTTGGAGACCAGATATTGTCCTATATAACAA gGCTGATGATGACTTTTCAGAACCAGTGAACACTAATGTTGTGTTGAGATATGATGGGAAAATCACTTGGGATGCACCTGCTATTACAAAGAGCTCATGTGTAGTGGATgtatcttattttccttttgacagCCAGCAGTGCAACCTTACATTTGGGTCCTGGACCTATAATGGTAATCAGGTAGACATCATCAATTCTCTTGATAGTGGTGACCTCTCTGACTTTGTAGAAGATGTGGAATGGGAGATTCATGGTATGCCGGCAGTTAAGAACGTCATCACTTatggctgctgctctgagccTTATCCAGATGTGACCTTCACGctaattttgaaaaggaagtCTTCATTCTACATATTTAATCTGTTGCTGCCTTGCATTTTGATCTCTTTCCTGGCCCCACTGGGATTCTATCTCCCTGCAGACTCTGGGGAAAAAGTGTCTCTGGGTGTTACGGTTCTTCTTGCTCTAACTGTGTTCCAGCTGATGGTTGCCGAGATCATGCCTCCCTCTGAAAATGTGCCTTTGATAG GAAAGTATTACATAGCCACCATGACCATGATCACAGCTTCCACTGCATTGACGATCATTATAATGAATCTCCATCATTGTGGCTCAGAAGCAAAACCTGTTCCACAGTGGGCCAGGGTGGTTATTTTGGACTACATGtcaaaaatcttttttgtttatGATGTGGGTGAAAGTTGCACAAGACcgaaaagagagaaggaagaagaacatAAGTTAGAGGGGGATGATCGGTGTCAGAGGAGGCTCAAAGAGGTAAGGAGTCACCTTTCCAATAGGAATGATGACTGTGATCTCACGGAGAAGCTCAATGGAAATTTGAATAAAAGCTATGGAGTTCATGGTGAAAATGTTAAGGAGACTGTTAATTGCTGTTCCTGTTACAAAATGCTGATTAAAAATATTGAGTACATTGCTAATTGTGTTCGAGACCATAAAGCAAACCGGGCCAAAGGAATCGAGTGGAAAAAAGTCGCAAAAGTGATGGACAGGTTTTTCATGTGGACTTTCTTTATAATGGTGTTTTTTATGAGCGTGCTGATCATTGGGAAAGCAGCTTAA